In Paenibacillus phoenicis, one genomic interval encodes:
- the ilvD gene encoding dihydroxy-acid dehydratase — translation MPAKKMRSDMIKKGFDRAPHRSLLRAAGVKEEDFGKPFIAVCNSYIDIVPGHVHLQEFGKIVKEAIREAGGVPFEFNTIGVDDGIAMGHIGMRYSLPSREIIADSLETVVSAHWFDGMVCIPNCDKITPGMMMGALRVNIPTVFVSGGPMKAGVDSKGRRLSLTSVFEGVGAHQAGQISDKDLLELEQYGCPTCGSCSGMFTANSMNCLAEALGLALPGNGTILAVAEERREFVRKSAQQLMKLIELDLKPRDIVTKESIDNAFALDMAMGGSTNTVLHTLALAQEAGIDYPLERINEVANRVPHIAKLAPASDIFIEDVHRAGGVSAVLNELLKKPGAIYGDQITVTGKTLAENVAGCEILDHNVIRPIDNPHSEKGGLAILYGNLAPEGSVIKVGAVDPSVGGYHKGPAICFDSQEEALEGIANGKVKEGCVVVIRYEGPKGGPGMPEMLAPTSQIVGMGLGAKVGLITDGRFSGASRGISIGHISPEAAEGGPIAFVEDGDIIELDLNNRKIELHVSDEELARRKANWKGFEPKVKTGYLARYSKLVTNASSGGVMKI, via the coding sequence ATGCCAGCCAAGAAAATGCGTTCTGATATGATCAAAAAAGGCTTCGACCGCGCGCCGCACCGCAGCTTGCTGCGTGCTGCAGGCGTGAAGGAAGAAGATTTCGGCAAACCGTTTATCGCGGTCTGCAACTCTTATATCGATATCGTGCCTGGACATGTGCACTTACAAGAGTTCGGTAAAATCGTTAAGGAAGCGATCCGCGAAGCGGGCGGCGTTCCGTTTGAATTCAATACCATTGGTGTAGACGACGGGATCGCGATGGGACACATTGGGATGCGTTATTCCCTGCCAAGCCGGGAAATCATCGCCGACTCGCTCGAGACTGTAGTTTCCGCGCACTGGTTCGACGGGATGGTTTGCATTCCGAACTGCGACAAAATCACGCCAGGGATGATGATGGGCGCCTTGCGCGTCAATATCCCAACCGTCTTTGTCAGCGGCGGTCCAATGAAAGCCGGCGTCGACAGCAAAGGACGCAGATTGTCCTTGACCTCCGTCTTTGAAGGCGTTGGCGCCCACCAAGCCGGACAAATCAGCGACAAGGACTTGCTCGAACTGGAACAATACGGCTGTCCGACCTGCGGTTCGTGTTCCGGTATGTTCACGGCCAACTCGATGAACTGCCTCGCTGAAGCGCTGGGCTTGGCGCTGCCGGGGAACGGCACCATCCTCGCTGTCGCCGAAGAGCGCCGCGAATTCGTCCGGAAGTCTGCGCAGCAGCTGATGAAGCTGATCGAGCTTGATCTGAAACCGCGCGACATCGTGACGAAGGAATCGATCGACAACGCTTTTGCGCTGGATATGGCTATGGGCGGCTCCACGAACACCGTCCTGCATACGCTGGCTTTGGCCCAAGAAGCAGGAATCGATTACCCGCTGGAACGGATCAATGAAGTGGCCAACCGCGTGCCGCATATTGCAAAGCTGGCTCCGGCGTCCGATATCTTTATCGAAGACGTGCATCGGGCTGGCGGTGTCAGCGCCGTGCTCAACGAGCTGCTGAAGAAGCCGGGAGCCATCTACGGCGATCAAATCACCGTTACCGGCAAAACGCTCGCCGAGAACGTCGCCGGATGCGAAATCCTCGACCACAACGTCATCCGTCCGATCGACAATCCGCATTCCGAGAAAGGCGGACTTGCTATCCTGTATGGTAACCTGGCGCCGGAAGGCTCAGTCATCAAGGTGGGAGCTGTTGACCCTTCGGTTGGCGGATATCATAAAGGCCCGGCGATCTGCTTCGACTCGCAGGAAGAAGCGCTCGAAGGGATCGCGAACGGTAAAGTCAAAGAGGGTTGCGTTGTTGTCATCCGCTATGAAGGACCAAAGGGCGGTCCAGGCATGCCTGAAATGCTGGCTCCAACGTCGCAGATCGTCGGCATGGGTCTGGGCGCGAAGGTCGGTCTGATCACCGACGGACGCTTCTCCGGCGCTTCCCGCGGAATCAGCATCGGTCATATCTCTCCTGAGGCTGCTGAAGGCGGCCCAATCGCTTTCGTTGAAGACGGCGACATCATCGAGCTGGACTTGAATAACCGCAAAATCGAGCTGCATGTCAGCGATGAAGAGCTCGCTCGCCGCAAAGCCAATTGGAAAGGCTTTGAGCCGAAGGTCAAAACCGGTTATCTGGCCCGTTATTCCAAACTGGTCACCAACGCCAGCTCCGGCGGCGTGATGAAAATTTAA